The DNA region ATGCATCCTTCGTggtctttcttcttccccgtTTGCAGCGGCGTGGGCCGTCAAttatggtggtggtggaggagggacGATTGAGGCGGACAAATTTAATTCGGCCTTCGCCGTCGTAAaaaagttggaagaggaagaaataaAGAAGAGCAACGGGCGTCTAACATCATAATTGTCAGGTATGATAATACACAGTTCCTCTTCTAACTCCAAAAAAGAATACACCATGGCGGACGATTTTATCACTACCATTGACTCTGATGACGAAGTATCGAACTATGGTGAGCCAAGCGCCTTACCAAAAATCAAGGACGACGAGTTGGACCCCGACTTTCAATTCGATCTTGGAGGAGGCAGATCGGAGGGACTTGACCTTTGGGGAGGAGACGAGGTTCAAGGCGTAAAAAAGGGTAATGAGGTACGTAGTATTCGGCAACATGATATAGACTCAACTGATGATATCTATATCCTAGCCTATCAATGTCGACGACATTATTGAGCGAAAACGTGGCAAGCCCATTAGAGCGTTCAAGGATCGAAAGAGAAAACGAGATGAAGACGCTACCTCGGAGGATGACCtagaggaagatgaagaggaggaaggggattCCAATGATGATTCAGATGCCGCGAAATCTGGCGAcagtgaagaggacgaaaTGGACGTTGACATGAGCGAAGGGGATGgtgacgaagaggatgagaacgAAATCGAGAGTCTTAAACgcgaagacgagagtgatgaagaggaagaagaagaggaagatgattacgatgaggaaggtgaaAACGAGGTCGTCGACTCTGATTCAGAatcggaggaagagactgCTGCTGAGATCGCTCGTAAGGACGCATTCTTTTCGTCAGACCCAACGACAACCGACCCTACActcccttcctcattcACCGCCATGAACCTCTCGCGACCTCTCCTACGAGCCCTCACTTCTCTCCAATTCACTGCACCTACACCTATCCAGGCACGTGCCATccctcttgcccttctGGGCAGAGATATTCTCGGTTCTGCTGTGACAGGTTCCGGTAAGACTGCTGCCTTCATGGTTCCCATCCTCGAACGATTATGCTATCGAGACAGGGGCAAGGGAGGAGCTGCATGTCGTGTCCTCGTTTTATGCCCCACACGAGAGCTTGCAGTTCAATGTGAAGCGGTTGGAAAAGCTCTCGCCGAGAAGGGTGGCCTAGACGTCCGTTTCGCCCTTCTGGTCGGTGGTCTTTCCCTCAATGCCCAAGCACATACACTCCGCACTCTACCCGATATCCTTATTGCCACTCCCGGACGATTAATTGATCATCTTACCAACACCCCGAGCTTCACGCTTTCCGCTCTCGATGTTTTGGTAATCGACGAGGCGGACCGAATGCTTGAAGCGGGTTTTACCGATGAATTGGAGGAGATCATCAAGGCATGCCCTCGTTCTCGACAAACCATGTTATTCTCCGCCACAATGACAGATTCGGTGGATGAGCTTGTAAAGCTTTCTTTGGATAAACCTATCCGAGTTTTTGTTGATCCCAAGCGCAACACTGCCAGGGGACTGACCCAAGAATTTGTCAGGATCCGTTCGGATGATTCGAGATCACCCAGTTTGTTGGCACTGTGTAAGAGGACAATCAGAGAAAAATGTATCATATTTTTCAGGAGTAAGGCCCTTGCTCACCAGATGAGGATCGTATTTGGTTTGTTTGGGTTGAAGGCGGCAGAGCTTCACGGTAATCTCACACAGGAACAGGTAAGTCTTCCCAGCTAGTACCGTATAAGAATTATGCTGACATCCTCACAGCGTCTCCAAGCCCTCAATGACTTCAAAGCCGGCACGGTCGATTATCTTCTTGCGACCGATCTCGCATCTCGTGGTCTTGATATCAAGGGTGTTGAGACAGTTATCAATTATGACATGCCTGGTCAACTCGCTCAGTATACTCATCGAGTTGGACGAACTGCTCGTGCTGGCCGCAAAGGTCGCTCTGTCTCTCTGGTCGGTGAAGCTGATaggaagatgctgaagGCTGCTATCAAGCAGGCAGAAGCGGACCAGGTGAGGCATAGGATCATACCTAGCGAAGCTGTAACTGCTATGAAAGAGAAGCTTGAAGAGTTCAAGGACGATATACAGGAAAtcttgaaggaagagaaggaggaaaaacTTGTGAGTGTCATACATTTCTGTTTCTAAAACAATGCTGAATTAGTACCTTAGCTCCGACAAGCAGACATGGAGATTAAGAAGGGACAAAATATGGTTGAGCACGAGGCTGAAATCTTTTCAAGGCCCGCTAGAACTTGGTTCCAGTctggaaaggaaaagcaaGCTTCAAAGAGTGCGTATTTTGTTTGGTTTCCTTGTACTCCTTGGCGTAATCTGACCGTGTTGAAAAGGCGCCGGCAAAGACGCCTACGTTGGTTCATTCCCGTCTACGGGCAAATCtgcagagaaagaaaaagagaaactCAAGCGAGGCAAGTACGATGGCCTTTCTCGTCGCCTCAAGAGGCGCAAGATGGCCATTGAAGAGGACGCTGCCGATGCGGCTGCTGCTCGAAAGACTGAGATGGGTATCCGAGCTGCCAAGAAGAATGCTCTTCCTAAGAAGATTACCGAGCCTCAGCCCAGACTGGAGAAAGCcggaaagggcaaggacaagaagaagggtaaagcaagaagagtaACgggggggaagggaagcgCATTCGACagtgaaggaaagaaatcACACGAGGGAATGAGAGCGAAGCCTGCCAAGGTCAACTTagaaaaggggaagaagaaggggggtaaagggaagggaaggaagtaGCCAGCTTGAGGCAGGTCCTATATCTGCTTCGATCGGCTGTTTCATAATTTTCTCGCCATTTGAACATGCATATAGAGTTGATTTCATGCGCGATAACATATGGGTGTTGGCTTTCACAGCTTACAACGAACTCGTCGCAAATAACTTAGTTAACATTTACACTGCTGGGAACCGCAAACCGGtgcaaaaaaaaaagagatggGTTGTTTGGCCAACTGACCAGAGCTATTTTACGCCTCATGTAAGGAacgaaaggaggaaagaatttagcagaaggaaagaagaagacaagaggaggatagaaCGGGATAATTGGGGTGAtagaatgaagaagatattagccgaagagaagagactagaaagaagaggagaggaagagagaagaagggtaaggAATAGGATCAGAAAGGGCCTCGGCAGATCAGAGACggaggacgagagaggAAATAAAGGGTGCCCAAGGGGTGAGGAAGATTGATCAGCTTGTAGACTTAATTAGAAAACGATACATCATAAAGAGCTCTTCGTCGTGTAGAAGACGAaatgaaagaagacgacCTTCATATCCTTCCCACTTCTCTTGTCATCTTTCCAAGCAAGTCCTACTCAAATCCGCTACAAACATCGCCAGCTTCCTCCGAACCTCCTCTACGTAAGTTCCCCCTACTACTACTGGATTAAATCGTGGTCAAACAGTCGTAGTAATATACGTAGCATCCGATCAAATGTTATAACgttatcatcatcattcagCATACGCACGGACTTCGCCGTTTCATTCGGCGGCGTTCGTCTTTCTTGAATGATGacatgatgaatgatgatgagtaGTACGTAGTACGTAGGTCCTCTTTTCGACGGATCTTCTTGGATCtgatcttctcatcctGGCTGTAGTTATCTTCCAGGTTCTAGAACTTTCTTCATAATATTTCTTTTTCTACTATACGTATCTTCTCATGACACGGCTTTTGGCCTTCTATAGCACTATCAACTGCTTTAACTGCCTTTATGCCTCTGAAACGCACCTATCCGCCGTCCCGACGACCcccctctccatccccttGTCCCTAAGCGCCTTCCGGTCGCTCGCCACGACCTGGAGGCGGTGCTTTTCTAGCTAACCCTATACATCCATTGGGTCAACGGCCAGATTCTTCCAGTGGCCTCCCTGGCGGTGATGTTCCCTGAGCTTTACGGTCCATCGAACCAAACTGCAACAATCGCCATAACTTGGGCGCCTGCGCCTACAACGTATTATACCCAAAAATGTCCCACTACACATTGGATAGACGAGGGTGCTGATGGCACGACTGGGAATGGCGGATGTTCTTCAGCTGTTAGCCCGAAGTTCATTACATGCTGTTGTAATGGCGCTGTACAGCTACCTCGGCCTACTACAGATCCTGAACCCGGACTCTACTAGCTTTTGACCAGTAATTCTGAAGGTATGTCCCTCCTCTAACTAGTTTCCTGACCATAACCTAGTGATACCACTTAGGATGCGCTTCCGACGTAATCTTCGCAGCTATAACGGCGCTTTGGCTATGGCGTCTATTGGCGTCAGACACGAATTCAGTCCGTCTGGGAACCCGAAGGCATTAGGATCTGTTACTTATCTGCGGCCGAGTCTATCATCTCATCAGATTCTTTTCGTCTGCACCTGGGGACGTCTTTGCCTACGTTCAGATCAATAAGTCCGATTTTAGTGAAGATAGCAGGGTCcagcaaaaaaaaaaaaattgaaaCATCTTCAACTACTGTGATCTGCAATCCTCAGACGGCTCGGGTAGATGTCGCTGCGTGTAGACTCCTATATCAAATAGCTCCTAAATaatgaaggaaagactGCAACGAGAGCCTCATGTAAGTTCGTTCTACTACACAGCTGTATAATATGATCTAAAGTTTCCATTGAAGGCAAACCTGCTTACGCTTATTAAACCCGAAACAACATGATCGTCGTGGATACGATCGGCCCACGATGGATGGAATAACGGCTATACCATGCAAGCTCTGAAATAGAACCCAGCAGCGGCCGCGAGATCATAGTCGAAACCTGTGAAGTAAAAAATCTCAATATATCAGCGAGAAAAGCCCCATTTTTTGCccctccacttcatccTGCGTGATTTATCACCAGGAAAAACATGGATATTATCCTCAGATTCATCTCGCTGAAGGGCGTAAGTACCCATTATCACTTACATCCCCTGCTAACGTCGCCATTTCAGGATGAGGCAAGAACGGTACAAAAAGTCACTATGGAGTAATTCTATGCCCTTGGGTCTTTTTGAATGCCAGGCAGTTTTAACGCTATCGAGTACCAGAAACGTGGTCTTCCCCACTGTCATattctcctcgtcctcggcGAACAAACAAACCTCGCACAATTAGCCATATCAACCGCATCGTCTGCGCAGAAATCCCTGGCCCTGCTGAGCAGCATTGCTCCCTCTACAAATGTGTCATCTCTTCATGCTCGCCATGCGGGAATCGACCATCAAATGCGTCTTGCATGGTAAAAGACAACAAAACGGGCAAATGTCATTGCTCAAAAAGTTATCCTAAAGCTTTCAGCTCCGATACACTTCTTGATGACGACTCTTACCCTACTTATCGTCGTAGAGAAGGTGGCTTCGcatggaaaaagaagatagGCGGTATTGACTACACTTTCAGTAACAGAGATGTCGTGCCCTACAACCCTACTTGCTTAAACGCTTTACATGCCATATCAATGTCGAAGTATGCACATCCATCACAGCGGTCAAGTATCTCTACAAATAAGTCAACAAGGGAAGTGGTCGAGCTTTGCCAGGCGTTTGCGAACACGATGGTCGCCATACTGTCCAAAATCAACCCTCCGAAGACCAAGCAAGACCAGAGCAAACGCAGAACGAAATACGGAATTATGAGGACTCACGATACATCTGTGCAACCGAAGGTAGGAAAGCTTTAACACATTACTTGATTCTACCGCACACACTAAAACGTTTCTTCACTTCAATAGCTTACACCTCAAAAGGGTTCAACAACGTCTAAATGATACTGGTGCTTAATAAAAAATCCAAATACAAGATTCCTAttttcaagaagaagaacgcGAACATTGGGCGACCCCAAGCAGCATCAACCAAATAAGTTGGAAACTCGCTTTAAAAGTCTCTCCAACTTGCTTCTTGCCATACCGATAATAACCCAATTAATGCATTACCGGAGCTATCAAATTTTGCCACCTCAAAAGATATCATAAAGTCCATCTCACCATCTCTGTTCGGTACGAAGAAACCACCCCATGGTCCAAAACAGATCGAAACCACGATCGATTTTATCAAAACAGAACGAATTCGGCTCTCGGACTACATCATTTGGAAAAAGATAGCCAAGCTCACTTCTGAAGTGAACAGCCCCGGTCAGAAAAGGTCGAAGttgccctttcccttccgTTATTATATTGAAGAGAAAGCAACTATctgccctttcccttccgTTATTCTATTGAAGAGAAAGCAACTACCGACACAATTACAACAGCATTAGGCAACTTCAAAAAGGAAATTCTTGAACTTGACGATTCTGCTCGTCTAGACTTTTACCAACGACTTCATAAGGTCGCATCTGATTTAGTCAAAAACCTTAACAGAGTAAGCTTCCCTAAAGAGAAATTCCCAACTTTTTTGAATAGCTCTGTCTCTCCCCATCCAGGCATCCTCCACCCGACTACAATAACAGCTTACTGGAAAAACACATTTAATCAAATGGCAACCGCCACAAAAAACGTCTTGGCTCACCTCTTTATCCTAGTCAAGGACGAAGTGGCCCAAAAAGACTCAAAACAAAATGAAAAGACAGCCGGAGAAGCTACCAAAAACGTTGCGTGAAACTTCGAGGAAAGAGACTTTGAGTCGTATACAACGTTCAGCGTCTCGGTCCCCGAGGGAGTAAACCTTCAGGTCGTAGTCAGTGAAGGCCAGAGCGCTGGAACCTCTGACCCGAAGGTCGTTTCTCCTTTGTCCCGACAGCGTGTGGGGCTCAATCTCAACCGTGGCACCTTGGATTTGTTTGAGGTGTTGATAAATGACGCGGTTGATGGCATTGTGCCGGCGCTGGGTCCAGGGGTTGCGGGCGCGGCAAAGCTCGTCGTGagggttagggggttatagaggttgcatttttcgttgtttaatTTATTGGGTTGTCGTGTGTGAGCCTTGGGGCGATGTAGCTGAGCACGAGAATAAAAACGATTGGCTCACATCGTCACTTTCCAGAGcaaaaagagagagaacgAGCTACGAAATCAGAAGGATTCACGATACATCTGTGCAATAGAAGACAAATAAGCTTCAATTACCTTGATTCTACGACAAACAGTGTAACAGTTCTTTACTAGCTTGCTGCGGACTTTTTCAGTTGACGACTTATTACCAGTCTCCCTCTGTCGGGCGTCCCCagttccatcttccaaacccACGAAACGTAGTTTTCAGCACAAAGGCAAATATTCGTCATACGTATGCTAGAAGACGACAAACGTAGCCGGCGACGCGCTCAATTCGCCCGTTTCTTCAAAGACTGTCAACAAAATTCAAAATGTAAGCTCCAAAGCGGTCAGTGGATTGAACTCTACGAGTAGGGCTCAATTTTGACAAATCGCTGAACACTCAATGAAACGTTCTAGACAGCACGTTCACTCGAGCCccggagaagagggaacATGGCACAACAGTGCGTGCTTCTGTCCGTGAGTGAATTCAAGAGCGATGACCTCGCATCTCTGAAAAATAACaagcccttcctctctATCAACTAACTGTGGCTCTGTATGACTTTGGCCACCAGAGAAATGTTTGCAGCGTCTATGAAATTTGTGATAACTTTGACATATCATCAGGTATGTGTTTTCAAGGTCCACTTCTGTATCAACTTTGTGCTGACTAAGCACAGAGGAGGGATCACACATTGCTGGATGTCCATAGACAACTTAGATACTCCATAACATAGAAAGTTCCAGGTCACTTCGTACTAATAGTAGCTTACATGTTCGTAGAACTTCTGCATACCTCCATATAGCCCCTGAAGTGCCCATAAATTCCAACACACTTCTTTGGACATATACAATGATCGAAGCTTTGCTGGGTGGCGAAGATCCGGTGGGTGTGTGGCCgaatgaaagaggaaggtcCGCATTTTGCTAGCAACTTCCCTGCTGTAATAGGTACTAGTTTGTTGcatagaagaagagagaaagaaccAAGAAACAGATGTATAGTACTCATACTGTATATATGTACTCTGGAGAGGACGACTCTGACATCAACAAACTCTTACAAATATTTGTGTTTATTGACAAATGACGACAATGGTCCTATGTCATAGATCGGTTAGTGCGAGATCTAGGGGGAGATGAGATCTCGACGAACGAATGGTCGCGGTCTCGCAGAGCCTGGTTAGGCGCTGGCTAATAGAATAAGCATGGGAAGACGGCGCTAGACGTTTGTTACCCACATTAGTTACATCACAGGGATGTTGTTTAGTGGGTATATTTGTTAAGATGAATTTTCGTAAAGCCCCCTCCCTGTACCTGCTGTACATCCGTTCCACCTGCCTTCTGACCACCTAATTCCTACTATCACCAGATTACCATCAGCACCATCGGCACCTGTACCCTCGTACATCGATGTGCATACGCCTTGTGCGCTTTCATTGATATCTACCACTTGTCATCGAGATAATCCTCGTTAGCGGCATTCCATGTTGTGACAGATGAAAAGAACGGGTTTCTACTGCACGCTGATATTGGACAACTTGTTATAGTGTGTAAAGTGCCGCGACGGCGATGTTCAGATCATACCATCACCATCGATTTGTCTTTTCGAACGATTAATTTTCTTGTTCATTTCTAGAGATGGGTTAGAGAAACCCCCTCGCTACGAGCAGGCATCGGCCGAGAAATAAACAGCAAAGAATGGCATCAGGGAACAATTGATAATCAAGGAAAAATCGCGAATAGCGATTACCGACAATATTAGCGAGAGATCTGAAGGGGAATCAACGAAAGCATTGCTGCTCGCTGCGCCCAGCGTTATTTCTTGACTCGGAAGATTTGACATTTGGGCGATGAGAGAATGGATCCAGACTTCAGGAGCATGGCCCTAAATGAACATTTTTCAGCGATCATTTGGCACGTTATTACCCGTAAAGCCAAGcacttctccctctctctcattCCCCCTACTAGTCTCCGTCTCTTTTGCGTGCTGATCAATCCGACACGGAGCATGAAAAAGGGTCAAAAAAGAGCAAGACGAATAAAAATGAATAAGCACTTCAATAGAGTCAGGGTCACATGACATGTTTGCAGCCGCTTTCCGAAACGGGAAAAAATGGGAAAAACTCGCGTGAATCACAAGGCTAAGTTGATATGTCGCCGACGAATCACGGCCCGCCCATTTCCCAGGCAGATCCCGCTCTATATATACTTGCTCCCTACCCTCATTATTCATACTGTTCCCAcaacctttttttcttcaactGCCCATACAGTTATATCACCATGTCTTTCAGAGCTCCCAATTTGATACGATCAGCCGCTGGCCGAAGAGCCAGTCAAACTTTGAACCTGCGTTCTCAAGTTATTCGACGACGATTTGCAACTGAGGGTGGACCGGAGATTGTAAGCAGCTTCATCAGCCATGTTGACTACGATATTTTACTGAACAGACGCAGACCaaaccatcttctccacgATCTTCGAACACTCGTTATCTCCTCGCAGGTGTCGGTATCGCTGCCGTCGGCGCTGCATACTATTTCTACGGCACTGGCAGAACCGCGCACGATTCCGCCAATAAAGCTGACACGGTAGTGCGTGGAGCTGTTGCCACGGTTGAGGCCAAGACGGGTCTCCGAAGAGGCAAGGACGAGTATCAAAAAGTCTATAATCGGATTGCCGAGACtctcgagaaggagggttACGACGGTTAGTTTTCAATTACTTGCTGAATGCGGTAACGAAGCATACGGTGGCTGATAAGAATATCAGACGGTTCTTTGGCCCccgtccttcttcgcttggCTTGGCACTCCTCTGGCACCTATAACAAAGAGGATGGTACTGGAGGATCGAACTTTGCTACCATGAGGTTCAAGCCCGAGGCCGAGCACAGCGCGAACAATGGCCTAGTGGGTGTTGATCCAACTGGACATATATTCTTGGGCTGATCATATCATAGCATGTTGCCAGGGAACATATGGAAAAGATCAAGCAAGAGTTCCCCTGGATCTCTTACGGTGACCTATGGACCCTCGGTGGAGTCTGTGCTGTCCAGGAGTCGGGCGGACCTACCATCCCTTGGAGGCCTGGCAGAATTGACGGCTTCGAAGCTCAAGTCACTCCCGATGGTAGGCTACCGGATGCCTCTCAAGCCCAAGACCATCTGAGGTTCATCTTTAACCGCATGGGGTGAGTCGCCAGGTTTACTGAAAAAGACTAGGAAAACTTACGGCATTGCAATAGCTTCAATGACCAAGAAATTGTTGCCCTTAGCGGCGCTCATGCCATGGGGCGATGTCATACTAGTGAGTTCTTTTTTTAGTAATCAACATGAAACGTCTGACCGGATCTTTAGATCGATCGGGCTTTGAGGGCCCTTGGACTTTCTCCCCTGTCACCTTTTCCAACCAGTACTTTGCTCTTCTCCGAGACGAGCCTTGGcagtggaagaagtggtgAGTACTCTATGACATCACCTGAAATGATCAGTCGCCTCATCCTGGTATTACAGGACCGGACCTGCCCAATATGAAGACAAAAACACAAAGACCTTGATGATGCTTCCGTAAGTTCTGAGATCAGAGTCTCTTGACATATCGAACGTGTGACCTTGATGTTGACCCATTTATACAGTACGGATATGGCGCTCCTCAAAGACAAGTCCTTCAAGAAGTATGTTGACATCTATGCCGATAACGAAGAGAAATTCTTTAGCGAGTGAGTGCTTGGTAGTGATAAGGCCGCTGCTGGCAGTCACTGACCCCACCGTAGCTTCGCGAAAGCATTCTCCAAGCTCATTGAGCTTGGTGTCCCTGAGAGGCAATGGGCTGGTGAACCTTGGACTTTGGGAACCAGCGATTAACTTCGGTATACGTACGGTAGTAACACAGATTAGTATGTGACAACTGAATAAGAAATAATGGAGCCAATTATTTTTACTGCGTTAATGTCCTTGCTGCTCGATGTTTGATCATGATATTTTGCGATCGCTATCACTCTTTCATTCTCGACGTAGAACAGGATTTGCGGGATGTAACACATAGCCTAGCGTCATCACTAACTTATTGTTTGCACACATCCCCCGCTGATACCCCGCGCTTTCACTCTGATCTTTCCTTCTGGCCTTCATCAAAAGTACTcgaccagcagcagcgatgATGACCATGCATAAGATTCTCGTTCTCCTCTTAAGGAAATTACAAGAATGGAGCATCATGAGAGCGCAGCAAATCTTTTATATGAAGCTATCCATGCTTTTTTAGCTCCGGCACTCTATACGCGGTCTTTGCACACTTTTGGGTCATGTTAGTTCCCTACTTGAATGATTCTTCAATTTCCCAAACAACTTTACCATCTGAGGGCAATCCAAATATACGTAATGGTGAATGATCTTCATGCAGAACCGGCATTCGTTCTCCGGCGGCCGCTTTGCGAGTTATGAATCATGGATGTATCACTGACCAGTAAAGAATTTGACAAATAATCAGTTTCGATGACGCGCGCTACTTGTGATTGGCGCATCATCATTATTTACTATTATCTATCAAAGCTGCTGAGAATGACCCTCTTCGAGAGACGTAGAGAGCCCAGCGATAGGGTAGGCGTCTTGtgttttcttcctcattcgCCCCGGCAGCGTCCCAAGTGGGCCCTCAACTCAGTCATACACAGCCAGCTCTTGATTTTATTTGGAGAAATCCCATTATTATTAGAGGCCGCCGCCCGCCGCCGAACGTTCGGCTTGTTTGTGCGTTGGGAGCGTCGGCAATAGTGGACCGAAGTTAGCCGACAAAAAAGTAATACACGTCAGGGAATTCAGGTGCGGATTTGGTCGGTCTTTGTCGGCGATATGACGTGTACCAATGAAATTGCTGCAGAATCACAGGCCAGCTGGATCCCCCTCCCAGCCCACAAGGTGTTATGTATCCCTCgacattcttttcttttctctttctctttcttctcttcttcacaatATCAATTATTTAATCAGCCGACAAGGCATACCTCTTATACCACACTTACATTACTACTACCATAGCATCATGGTTTCCTCTCGGTACCTCGTCCGAGGAGCGAACTCCCTCTCCCGCCAGTCCATGGTCGCTAAGCGATCCATGGCGACTGTGCAATCTTCCATCGGTgacaagaaggtcgagATGTCCAACCTCGAAAAGGGGAAGTTTATCAACTACCAAAGAATTGAGAACAACCTCCAGGTAGTGAGGTCCAGGTGAGTGGGAATTTCCGATGACGCAAATCTTGTTGGGTCTGTGAAAAGGAGTAAAAAGCGGTTTGTGGAGCTGTCAGGTGTCGATCAGTATGCTCCTGGCGCAATAAGTCTCCAGCTAGATATTTGATAGTCGTTGCAGGGGAGGATCCTGGGCTGTCGCCTCTTGGGACGTATCAGCCAGTCATATTCTGCCGGTTTCTCGGCCGTTCCGCGCGTAACAGCAAAATGGTTGCAGTTGCTGACAAACTATCAAACAGGCTCAACCGACCGCTCACTCTTGCTGAGAAGGTTGTGTACGGCCATTTGGACAACCCCCATGAGCAGGATATTGAGCGAGGTGTTTCTTATCTTAAGCTCCGTCCTGATGTGAGTGGAGCATGCATTCACGGTAATCTCCGATCGGTCAGCTGACTATGTTCCCACAGCGTGTTGCGTGCCAGGATGCCACCGCTCAAATGGCTATCCTTCAATTTATGTCTGCTGGTCTCCCCCAGACTGCTGTTCCCACTTCTGTCCACTGTGATCACCTTATTCAGGCTCAAATCGGCGGTAAGGCTGATTTGGCTCGTGCCATTGACATTAACAAGGAGGTCTACGACTTCCTTGCTACTGCCTGTGCCAAGTATGGCATTGGTTTCTGGAAGCCCGGATCCGGTATTATGTGAGTTTATTATTTGTCTTTATGTACGTTTTAAAATCTGACTAGTTATTTGCAGTCACCAAATTATCCTTGAAAACTATGCTGTGCCTGGTCTCATGATGATTGGCACTGATTCCCACACTCCTAATGCTGGTGGTCTTGGTATGGTTGCCTGCGGTGTTGGTGGTGCCGACGCTGTTGACGTCATGGCCGATATCCCTTGGGAGCTCAAGGCCCCCAAGGTTATTGGTGTCTATCTTGATGGTCAGATGAGCGGATGGACTACTCCCAAGGGTGAGCTTGATGAATCTATACCACTTGGCGACAGAAATTGATTCTTTGATAGATGTTATTCTCAAGGTTGCGGGTAT from Cryptococcus neoformans var. neoformans B-3501A chromosome 4, whole genome shotgun sequence includes:
- a CDS encoding hypothetical protein (HMMPfam hit to DEAD, DEAD/DEAH box helicase, score: 254.8, E(): 1.4e-73; HMMPfam hit to Helicase_C, Helicase conserved C-terminal domain, score: 120.5, E(): 3.8e-33) — its product is MIIHSSSSNSKKEYTMADDFITTIDSDDEVSNYGEPSALPKIKDDELDPDFQFDLGGGRSEGLDLWGGDEVQGVKKGNEPINVDDIIERKRGKPIRAFKDRKRKRDEDATSEDDLEEDEEEEGDSNDDSDAAKSGDSEEDEMDVDMSEGDGDEEDENEIESLKREDESDEEEEEEEDDYDEEGENEVVDSDSESEEETAAEIARKDAFFSSDPTTTDPTLPSSFTAMNLSRPLLRALTSLQFTAPTPIQARAIPLALLGRDILGSAVTGSGKTAAFMVPILERLCYRDRGKGGAACRVLVLCPTRELAVQCEAVGKALAEKGGLDVRFALLVGGLSLNAQAHTLRTLPDILIATPGRLIDHLTNTPSFTLSALDVLVIDEADRMLEAGFTDELEEIIKACPRSRQTMLFSATMTDSVDELVKLSLDKPIRVFVDPKRNTARGLTQEFVRIRSDDSRSPSLLALCKRTIREKCIIFFRSKALAHQMRIVFGLFGLKAAELHGNLTQEQRLQALNDFKAGTVDYLLATDLASRGLDIKGVETVINYDMPGQLAQYTHRVGRTARAGRKGRSVSLVGEADRKMLKAAIKQAEADQVRHRIIPSEAVTAMKEKLEEFKDDIQEILKEEKEEKLLRQADMEIKKGQNMVEHEAEIFSRPARTWFQSGKEKQASKSAGKDAYVGSFPSTGKSAEKEKEKLKRGKYDGLSRRLKRRKMAIEEDAADAAAARKTEMGIRAAKKNALPKKITEPQPRLEKAGKGKDKKKGKARRVTGGKGSAFDSEGKKSHEGMRAKPAKVNLEKGKKKGGKGKGRK
- a CDS encoding hypothetical protein (HMMPfam hit to peroxidase, Peroxidase, score: 150.4, E(): 3.9e-42), which codes for MSFRAPNLIRSAAGRRASQTLNLRSQVIRRRFATEGGPEITKPSSPRSSNTRYLLAGVGIAAVGAAYYFYGTGRTAHDSANKADTVVRGAVATVEAKTGLRRGKDEYQKVYNRIAETLEKEGYDDGSLAPVLLRLAWHSSGTYNKEDGTGGSNFATMRFKPEAEHSANNGLHVAREHMEKIKQEFPWISYGDLWTLGGVCAVQESGGPTIPWRPGRIDGFEAQVTPDGRLPDASQAQDHLRFIFNRMGFNDQEIVALSGAHAMGRCHTNRSGFEGPWTFSPVTFSNQYFALLRDEPWQWKKWTGPAQYEDKNTKTLMMLPTDMALLKDKSFKKYVDIYADNEEKFFSDFAKAFSKLIELGVPERQWAGEPWTLGTSD